The genomic window TGGACACACGGTGCCGGGTGGGGCAATCATGAGTCCAACAAGGACAAGTGCGGACGAGATGAGAGTTGCTCATGGCCACCGGCGTCAATCTGGCCCAGCTGCGAGCCCTGGTCGCCGTGGCGGAGAGCGGCGGGTTCGGCAGCGCGGCGGACGAGTTGCGGATCAGCCAGTCCGCCGTCTCGCACGCCGTCGCGGCCCTGGAGCGCGCGGTGGGCGCACCCGTGCTGCACCGCGGCGCACGGGTGCGGCTCACCCCGCTCGGCGAGCAGTTGCTGCCGCACGCGCGCGCGGCCACCGCCGCCGCCGAGGCCATCGCCACGATCGCCGCCCGCCACCAGGGCGAACCCGTCGGCACCGTACGGCTGGCCGCACCGACCACCGTCTGCCAGGGGCTGCTGCCCGAGCTGCTCGGCGCCTGGCGGGCCGCCCACCCCCGGGTCACCGTGCGCATCTTCGAGGGCGAGGACGACGAGCTGGACGCCTGGCTGGCGAGCGGCACCGCGGACGCCGCCGTGCTGATCGACCCCGAGCCGGCGCCCGCCGGCGCCCTGCCACTGGGTCAGGACTCCATGCACGCGCTGCTGCGCCGCGACCATCCGCTGGCCCAGCAGCCGGTGGTCGACATCCGGGACCTGGCGGACGACGCCTTCCTGCTCTCCGAGGGCGGCTGCGAACGCCAGATCCGCGAGATCCACCGGCGGGCCGGCGCCCGGTTCGCCCCCGCCCACCGGATCCGCGACGTGGGCACCCTGATCGGCATGGTGAACGCGGGCATCGGCGTCACGGTGATGCCCGCGCTGGCCCACGCGATGCTGCCGCCCGGCTGCGTGCTGGTCCCGCTGGAGCCGCGGCTGGCCCGGCGCCTGGTCCTCACCGGCCCGGCGAACCGCCCCTGGCACCCGGCCCTCGCCGCCCTGATGGCCACCGCGGCGACCGCCCTCGCACTGCCCGCGACGCAGCGCCCCGCCACCGGCGCGGCGCGAGCCACCACGCCGGTCGGGGTCGCTGGGTCGGCGTAGTGCGCGGTGGCCAGCGGATGCGGCCGGTGGTGCTCCCCCATCGAATGGAGGTGACTTGACGCCCCCAGATGGTGAGGAGCACCCTCGTGCAGCCAGTCGCGCTCTCCCCCGGCACCCGAGAAGACGCCCTGACGGCCCTCGGGTCGGGCCGTGAACTGGACATCCTGGTCGTCGGCGGCGGTGTGGTGGGGGCCGGCTGCGCTCTGGACGCCGTGACCCGCGGCCTGTCCGTCGGACTGGTGGAGAGCCGGGACTGGGCCTCCGGCACCTCCAGCCGCTCCAGCAAGCTGATCCACGGCGGTCTGCGCTATCTGGAGATGCTGGACTTCCGGCTGGTCCAGGAGGCGCTGAAGGAACGCGGGCTGCTGATCCAGAAGCTCGCCCCGCACCTGGTGCGGCCGGTGAAGTTCCTCTATCCGCTCAAGCACCGCTTCTGGGAACGCCCTTACGTGGGCGCGGGAGTGCTGCTGTACGACACGATGGGCATCACTTCCGGCAACTCCCGCGGCCTGCCGCACCACCGCCACCTGACCAGGCGTCACGCGCTGCAGGAGGTTCCGGCGCTCAAGGCGGACAGCCTGGTCGGCGCGGTGCAGTACTACGACGCGCAGGTGGACGACGCCCGCCACACCATGATGGTGGTGCGCACCGCCGCGGCCTACGGCGCACACGTCGCCAACCGCACCAAGGTGACCGGGTTCCTGCGCCAGGGCGAGCGGGTGACCGGGGCGCGGATCACCGACCTGGAGAACGGCCGCGAGTTCGAGGTGCACGCCAAGCAGGTGATCAACGCGACCGGCGTGTGGACCGACGACACCCAGGCGATGGCCGACACCCGCGGGCAGTTCCACGTCCGCGCGTCCAAGGGCGTGCACCTGCTGGTGCCGCGGGACCGGGTGAACTCCAAGTCCGGGCTGATCCTGCGCACCGAGACCAGCGTGCTCTTCGTGATCCCCTGGGGCCGGCACTGGCTGATCGGCACCACCGACACGGACTGGGACCTGGACAAGAACCACCCGGCCGTCAGCGCCAAGGACATCGACTACCTGTTGGAGCACTGCAACCGGGTGCTGGCCACCCCGCTCACCCGCGACGACGTCGAAGGCGTCTACGCGGGCCTGCGCCCGCTGCTGTCCGGCGACGCGGCGGAGACCAGCAAGCTCTCCCGCGAGCACCTGGTCGGCCACCCGGTTCCGGGCCTGGTGGTGATCGCCGGCGGCAAGTACACCACCTACCGGGTGATGGCCAAGGACGCGGTGGACGAGGCCGTGCGCACCCTGGAGGGCACCCAGCCCGGGCCCTCGGTGACCGAGGAGGTGCCGCTGGTCGGCGCCGAGGGCTACCACGCGCTGTGGAACCGCCGCCAGCGGCTGGCGGACGGCTCCGGCCTGCACGTGGCGCGGGTCGAGCACCTGCTCAACCGCTACGGCTCGCTGATCGGCGAGCTGCTGGAGCTGATCCGCACCGATCCCCGGCTGGCCGAACCGCTGCCCGGGGCCGACGACTACCTGCTCGCCGAGGTGGTCTACGGGGTCACCCACGAGGGCGCCCGGCACCTGGACGACGTGCTGACCCGGCGCACCCGTGCCTCCATCGAGTCCTGGGACCGCGGGGTGGCCGCGGCTCCCGCTGCGGCGGCGCTGATGGCCGCCCACCTCGGCTGGGACGAGCAGCAGGTGAGCAACGAGATCGAGCACTACGCCAAGCGGGTCGAGGCCGAGCGAGCGGCCCAGCACCAGCCCGACGACGCCACGGCGGACGCGGCTCGGCTGGGCGCACCCGACATCGTGCCGCTGCACTGACCGGCGTCACCAACCGAAGGAGTCCGAGGTGCTGGACCGACTTTCCGCAAGCACGCGCACGCTGACGGGCGAATTCCTGGCGGAGTTCACCGGCACGATGGTGCTGCTCCTGTTCGGGTTGGGGGTGGTCGCCCAGGTGGTGGCCGCAGGCCTGGGCGACCACGACAGCATCGCCTGGGCCTGGGGTTTCGGGGTGACCTTCGGCATCTACATCGCCGGACGGCTCTCCGGAGCGCACCTCAATCCGGCGGTCACCCTCGCGATGGCCGTCTTCAACAAGTTCCCCTGGCGCAAGGTGATTCCCTACGTGGTGGCACAGTTCCTCGGCGCCTTCGTCGCCGCGCTGCTGGTGCGGTGGAACTACACCGAGGTGCTGGCCAAGTTCGACCCGGGCCACACGCTCAAGAGCCAGTTCGTCTTCTCCACGCTGCCCGGCAACGGATCGCTGCCGATCAGCGACTGGGGCGCGCTGCGCGACCAGGTGATCGGCACCGCGATCCTGCTGCTGGTGATCATGGCGGTGACCGACCTGCGCAACAGCGCACCGCAGGCGAACCTCGGCGGTGTGGTGATCGGCTTCCTGATCGTGGCGATCGGCATGTCCTTCGGCACCGCCGCCGGGTACGCGATCAACCCGGCCCGCGACCTCGGGCCGCGGCTGGCCAGCTACCTCACGGGCTACGACCACGCCTGGCGCGACCAGTACGGGCACCTCTACTTCTGGGTGCCGATCGTCGGTCCGCTGGTGGGCGGCCTGATCGGGGCCGCGCTCTACCGCCTGCTGGTGTCGCCGTTCCTCCCCTCGCCCGAGCGCGAGGTCGGCATGGAGGTGCCCACCGCCGACCGGCCCGAGCAGCCCTGACCGGGCCGTCGGGCGGCAGCACCCGACGGCCCGGTCAGGGCTGGTGCCGGGCGCCGGATCAGGCCGGGGTGCCGTTGGCGTAGTCGCTCGCGAAGGCGTTCTCGACCACCGAGGCCACCCCGCTGTCCGTCAGGATGATGCCCAGCTCGCGGTTGTTGTCGAGCGAGTTGGTGGTGTCGTTCATCGAGCCGACCTCGACGGTCTGGGTGCTCAGGCCGTAGTCGGCGACCATCGCCTTGGCGTGCACGTAGAAGCCGGTGCTGGAGGAGTAGCCGACCACCGTGCCGCCGGCGTTCTCGATCTCGGAGATCTCGGAGGAGTACGAGGACGGGCTCTCCAGCACCAGACGCACCGTCACCCCGGCCTGCGCGCGGGCGGCGATCGCGTCGACCACGGCGCTGTCGCTGAACTCCTCCTCCTCGACGTCCAGGGTGGTGGTGGCGCCGTTGATCACGGACAGCAGCCGGTCCCGGGAGTCGGTGGGCGACCAGAGCAGGTTGTCGCCGTCGCTCGGCGTGGTGCTGGTGCCGGCGTAGTCCGCGTCGAAGACCTGCTCGATGGCCTGGACGTCGTTGGCGTCGGTGTCGAAGACGCCGTAGTCGCGGCTGGTCGAGTAGTACTTGGAGGTCAGGTTTCCGCTCAGGACGAGCGACTCGGTGCCGTCCACCGTGATGGTCTTCTGGTGGGTGTAGACGAACTGCGAGGACGACCAGACCACGCCGACGCCGGCCTGCTTCAGCGTGTTGTAGGCCGAGTCGTTGACCGACGTTCTGGTGCGGTCGAGGATCACCCGGACCGTGACGCCGGCCTGCTCACGCTGGATCAGGTCGTTGACCGCCGTGCTGTCGCTGAGCTCGTACATGGTCATGTCGAGCGTGCGGGTGGCGGAGTTGATGAAGTTGTAGATCGTCGGCTCGCTGCTGCTGAGCGA from Kitasatospora sp. NBC_01250 includes these protein-coding regions:
- a CDS encoding LysR family transcriptional regulator, coding for MATGVNLAQLRALVAVAESGGFGSAADELRISQSAVSHAVAALERAVGAPVLHRGARVRLTPLGEQLLPHARAATAAAEAIATIAARHQGEPVGTVRLAAPTTVCQGLLPELLGAWRAAHPRVTVRIFEGEDDELDAWLASGTADAAVLIDPEPAPAGALPLGQDSMHALLRRDHPLAQQPVVDIRDLADDAFLLSEGGCERQIREIHRRAGARFAPAHRIRDVGTLIGMVNAGIGVTVMPALAHAMLPPGCVLVPLEPRLARRLVLTGPANRPWHPALAALMATAATALALPATQRPATGAARATTPVGVAGSA
- a CDS encoding glycerol-3-phosphate dehydrogenase/oxidase — its product is MVRSTLVQPVALSPGTREDALTALGSGRELDILVVGGGVVGAGCALDAVTRGLSVGLVESRDWASGTSSRSSKLIHGGLRYLEMLDFRLVQEALKERGLLIQKLAPHLVRPVKFLYPLKHRFWERPYVGAGVLLYDTMGITSGNSRGLPHHRHLTRRHALQEVPALKADSLVGAVQYYDAQVDDARHTMMVVRTAAAYGAHVANRTKVTGFLRQGERVTGARITDLENGREFEVHAKQVINATGVWTDDTQAMADTRGQFHVRASKGVHLLVPRDRVNSKSGLILRTETSVLFVIPWGRHWLIGTTDTDWDLDKNHPAVSAKDIDYLLEHCNRVLATPLTRDDVEGVYAGLRPLLSGDAAETSKLSREHLVGHPVPGLVVIAGGKYTTYRVMAKDAVDEAVRTLEGTQPGPSVTEEVPLVGAEGYHALWNRRQRLADGSGLHVARVEHLLNRYGSLIGELLELIRTDPRLAEPLPGADDYLLAEVVYGVTHEGARHLDDVLTRRTRASIESWDRGVAAAPAAAALMAAHLGWDEQQVSNEIEHYAKRVEAERAAQHQPDDATADAARLGAPDIVPLH
- a CDS encoding MIP/aquaporin family protein, with product MLDRLSASTRTLTGEFLAEFTGTMVLLLFGLGVVAQVVAAGLGDHDSIAWAWGFGVTFGIYIAGRLSGAHLNPAVTLAMAVFNKFPWRKVIPYVVAQFLGAFVAALLVRWNYTEVLAKFDPGHTLKSQFVFSTLPGNGSLPISDWGALRDQVIGTAILLLVIMAVTDLRNSAPQANLGGVVIGFLIVAIGMSFGTAAGYAINPARDLGPRLASYLTGYDHAWRDQYGHLYFWVPIVGPLVGGLIGAALYRLLVSPFLPSPEREVGMEVPTADRPEQP
- a CDS encoding phospholipase D-like domain-containing protein, which translates into the protein MFRRFTRRAALAAAVCAASLATTVPAHATGDYSAFAFSLSSSEPTIYNFINSATRTLDMTMYELSDSTAVNDLIQREQAGVTVRVILDRTRTSVNDSAYNTLKQAGVGVVWSSSQFVYTHQKTITVDGTESLVLSGNLTSKYYSTSRDYGVFDTDANDVQAIEQVFDADYAGTSTTPSDGDNLLWSPTDSRDRLLSVINGATTTLDVEEEEFSDSAVVDAIAARAQAGVTVRLVLESPSSYSSEISEIENAGGTVVGYSSSTGFYVHAKAMVADYGLSTQTVEVGSMNDTTNSLDNNRELGIILTDSGVASVVENAFASDYANGTPA